GTTGATGCAAGATGGCTGGCAGGTTTTCGTGCCGATCCTCGACAATGCACACAAGACGGATCTGCTAATATCGGACGGGCCTCATTATTACCGCATCCAGGTCAAAACAGTCGATGCAGTCAGTGAGTCGCACGTTCTTGAGAACCGCTGGAAAGAATCGAACATTGACGTCGTCGTTGTGTTCGCCCGCAATTCAAATTGGGGCTACGTGCTCCCTGCATTCAAAGAAAAACGACGCAAGCTAAAATCAAAGGGACACCTTCGTTTCCAACAGACCAAAAACACGTTCCTCAAGGCATTCCATGCACTGTAGTTCCAGGCTGGGCCTGACGATTCCTTGTGGTCCTAGCCCTGAATACCAGACATAGCCTGACC
This portion of the Thalassoroseus pseudoceratinae genome encodes:
- a CDS encoding group I intron-associated PD-(D/E)XK endonuclease; translated protein: MPKRLTHTKPATVRVLKNTSFESLVVSWLMQDGWQVFVPILDNAHKTDLLISDGPHYYRIQVKTVDAVSESHVLENRWKESNIDVVVVFARNSNWGYVLPAFKEKRRKLKSKGHLRFQQTKNTFLKAFHAL